In Picosynechococcus sp. PCC 7002, the following are encoded in one genomic region:
- a CDS encoding glutathione S-transferase family protein has translation MAVPPKFLIQTAQFVWHRLWQTLMSQLAPSDPTGNFQRVESQFRHWVGSEQFPPEPNRYRLYIGLTCPWAHRTAITRILKGLEDVVDLSVAIADVSVGGWRLENDPTGCRSMKELYQLGQAGYSGRCSVPVLWDCQTYQVVNNESAEIIVMLNDAFNRFAKFPERDLYPEPLRPEGDHLNDLIYHTVNNGVYKCGFARTQAAYDQAATALFQTLDQLDQRLGDRRYLLGDQLTLCDIRLFTTLIRFDLVYHGLFKCDRRRICDYKNLWGYLRDIYQLPGVAATCPLTTIQQEYYTSLFPLNPSGIVPLGIDIHRFQSPHDRHTLAINSDDS, from the coding sequence ATGGCAGTTCCCCCGAAGTTTCTGATTCAAACGGCACAATTTGTTTGGCATCGCCTGTGGCAAACCCTGATGTCTCAATTGGCCCCCAGCGACCCAACGGGCAATTTTCAGCGGGTTGAGAGTCAATTTCGCCATTGGGTCGGTTCTGAGCAGTTTCCGCCAGAGCCAAACCGTTATCGACTCTACATTGGCCTTACTTGTCCCTGGGCGCACCGGACAGCCATTACCCGCATCCTCAAGGGTCTAGAGGACGTTGTGGATCTGAGTGTGGCGATCGCCGATGTGTCAGTGGGAGGCTGGCGTCTGGAAAATGACCCCACGGGCTGCCGCAGCATGAAAGAGCTTTATCAATTGGGCCAGGCGGGTTACAGCGGCCGCTGTTCTGTACCAGTGCTGTGGGATTGCCAAACTTACCAGGTCGTCAATAACGAGAGTGCAGAGATTATTGTGATGCTCAATGATGCCTTTAATCGGTTTGCGAAATTCCCAGAGCGAGACTTATACCCAGAACCATTACGACCAGAAGGCGATCACCTCAATGACCTCATCTATCACACTGTTAATAATGGCGTTTATAAATGTGGCTTTGCCCGCACCCAAGCCGCCTATGACCAAGCGGCAACGGCACTTTTTCAAACTTTGGATCAGTTAGACCAACGCCTAGGCGATCGCCGCTATCTTTTGGGCGACCAACTCACCCTCTGCGATATCCGCCTATTTACTACCCTCATCCGCTTTGATCTCGTTTACCATGGTCTCTTTAAATGCGATCGCCGCCGCATCTGTGATTACAAAAATCTCTGGGGCTATCTACGGGATATCTATCAACTACCGGGTGTTGCCGCTACCTGCCCCCTCACAACAATCCAGCAAGAATATTACACTTCCCTCTTCCCCCTCAACCCCAGCGGCATTGTTCCCCTCGGTATCGATATTCATCGCTTTCAATCCCCCCATGACCGCCACACTTTAGCCATCAATTCCGACGATTCCTAA
- a CDS encoding DUF2325 domain-containing protein — MDIELENLEASVENLLSAAKTHLEEKKLQQQRDEQYQDIVRQREAKLHPLLKKVEEMISTYRAEGYHHADIIQQLQEKADDIRREIAEIPEKATEIVDAQLVLREERLLEEKAREKVQRWQSDLRDDLLDMIFEQQDFFSATDAAIAIKGYVDDLKEIGSLEEVVDALINQINEHSEEGPVARLRGTHEQTLNFIYNKALENRSRTEHHPNIQPKSRHRKSDKRPELYADLVGKVLVFGGHDRLQTAVKNRLRSSQVELQWYSEQDGLQLSAQGEAQVTNVDLILIITGYASHSMTERAMEACKKADRKYEIINTTGMTRVLEAIEAGLKTQQLAQLWNK, encoded by the coding sequence ATGGATATCGAACTCGAAAACCTAGAGGCCTCCGTTGAAAATTTGTTATCTGCGGCGAAGACCCACCTCGAAGAAAAAAAATTACAGCAGCAGCGGGACGAACAATACCAAGATATTGTGCGCCAACGGGAAGCAAAACTGCACCCTCTGCTCAAAAAAGTCGAAGAGATGATCAGTACCTACCGGGCTGAAGGATATCATCATGCCGACATAATCCAACAATTACAAGAAAAAGCCGATGATATTCGCCGTGAAATAGCAGAAATACCCGAAAAAGCCACAGAAATTGTCGATGCCCAGCTTGTCCTCCGGGAAGAAAGACTTTTAGAAGAAAAAGCGCGGGAAAAAGTCCAACGCTGGCAGTCGGATCTCCGGGACGATCTGCTCGATATGATCTTTGAACAACAAGACTTTTTTAGTGCCACCGATGCGGCGATCGCCATCAAAGGCTATGTGGATGACCTCAAGGAAATAGGTTCTCTCGAAGAAGTGGTTGACGCCCTGATTAACCAAATAAACGAACACAGCGAAGAAGGCCCCGTGGCGCGACTGCGGGGAACCCATGAACAAACCCTAAACTTTATCTATAACAAAGCCCTCGAAAACCGTTCCCGTACAGAACACCATCCCAATATTCAACCCAAATCCCGCCACCGCAAATCGGACAAACGCCCGGAACTGTATGCAGACTTAGTTGGAAAAGTCTTAGTTTTTGGCGGACATGATCGCCTCCAAACCGCCGTAAAGAATCGCCTGCGCAGTTCCCAGGTGGAATTGCAATGGTATAGCGAACAGGATGGTCTACAACTTTCTGCCCAGGGGGAAGCCCAGGTTACCAATGTTGACCTCATTCTCATTATCACGGGCTACGCCAGCCATTCCATGACGGAGCGGGCCATGGAAGCCTGTAAAAAAGCAGATAGGAAATATGAAATTATCAACACCACAGGCATGACCAGGGTACTAGAAGCCATCGAAGCAGGACTCAAAACCCAACAATTGGCACAACTCTGGAATAAGTAA
- a CDS encoding slr1306 family protein, whose amino-acid sequence MQKPILVGGLGLALFFAVLGRWQGNIFDLGEWLFWGVIAWGGLLLWQKKQPQYPQDNPQNPLKRKDVDQAIANAQQWVMALQQEVPDQDFTTLRQTLDNLNQEFQRDHFTVAIAGGRGTGKTTLLRQLQATAPTYTLQETPPLFTDLASYDQAAQNQVFAADLVIFLVNGDLMASQWQTLNHWHQARQTILIAFNKQDQYQPEQRELILNQLRNHCQPAIAPQNILPITAAPQAIKVKKIQADGTATEHFERPDPVVAPLQHQLQTLLSQPETQQQLLWSTIWRTARLTQHNAKQTLNQFRRERALPILEKYQWLAAGATFANPVAALDLLATAAVTGQMIMDVGAVYQQRLSLGQAQAIATTLGKQMIQLGLVELSTQAVGGMLKINAITYLAGGAVQGVSAAYLTHIAGLSLIQYFQEQNPQTASESLNFEKLSQILKRVFEQNQRSQFFGNFVKGTLNRLSPQTIS is encoded by the coding sequence ATGCAAAAACCCATTCTTGTTGGCGGTTTAGGTTTAGCCTTATTTTTCGCAGTTTTGGGTCGCTGGCAGGGCAATATTTTCGACCTTGGCGAATGGCTATTTTGGGGGGTGATCGCCTGGGGTGGCCTCCTGCTTTGGCAGAAAAAACAACCCCAATACCCCCAGGACAATCCCCAAAATCCCCTTAAACGAAAAGACGTTGACCAAGCCATTGCAAACGCCCAACAGTGGGTGATGGCACTCCAGCAAGAAGTGCCCGATCAAGATTTCACAACCCTTAGGCAAACCCTGGATAACCTTAATCAAGAATTTCAACGGGACCACTTCACCGTGGCGATCGCCGGTGGCCGGGGCACTGGAAAAACAACCCTCCTCAGGCAGCTCCAAGCCACCGCACCAACTTATACCCTCCAGGAAACACCGCCCTTATTTACCGACCTCGCCAGCTATGACCAAGCGGCCCAAAACCAAGTCTTTGCCGCCGACCTGGTGATTTTCCTGGTGAATGGGGATTTGATGGCCTCCCAATGGCAAACCCTCAACCATTGGCACCAAGCTCGCCAGACAATCCTCATCGCCTTCAACAAGCAAGATCAATATCAGCCGGAGCAACGGGAATTGATCCTGAACCAACTGCGGAACCATTGTCAGCCGGCGATCGCTCCCCAAAATATTCTCCCCATCACCGCCGCGCCCCAGGCCATCAAAGTTAAAAAAATCCAAGCCGATGGCACCGCCACCGAACATTTTGAACGCCCGGATCCAGTCGTTGCCCCCCTACAACATCAACTCCAAACCCTCCTCAGTCAGCCCGAAACCCAACAACAACTGCTGTGGTCAACCATCTGGCGCACCGCACGGCTCACCCAGCACAATGCCAAGCAAACCCTCAATCAATTCCGACGGGAACGGGCTTTACCGATCCTCGAAAAATATCAGTGGTTGGCGGCTGGGGCGACCTTTGCCAATCCCGTCGCTGCTTTAGATTTACTCGCAACGGCAGCCGTAACAGGACAAATGATTATGGATGTGGGAGCGGTCTATCAACAGCGTCTTTCTCTGGGTCAGGCCCAGGCGATCGCCACCACCCTCGGCAAACAAATGATCCAACTTGGCCTTGTGGAACTCTCCACCCAAGCCGTCGGCGGAATGCTCAAAATCAACGCGATCACCTACCTTGCCGGGGGGGCTGTCCAGGGGGTCAGTGCCGCCTATCTAACCCACATTGCGGGGCTGAGTTTAATCCAGTATTTCCAAGAACAAAACCCCCAAACTGCCTCTGAATCTCTTAATTTCGAGAAACTCAGCCAGATTCTTAAGCGAGTTTTTGAGCAAAATCAGCGATCGCAATTTTTCGGCAATTTCGTGAAAGGCACCCTAAATCGCCTATCCCCCCAAACGATTAGCTAA
- the ispE gene encoding 4-(cytidine 5'-diphospho)-2-C-methyl-D-erythritol kinase — MSAYLLTAPAKINLYLEILGDRPDGFHELVMVMQTIGLYDRIEVRQNRSGDINLYCQHPEVPLTASNIAYRAAQLMMTRFADIYARVGGGVDITIEKNIPVAAGLAGGSTDGAAVLVGLNLLWDLGLTQPELQTLAAELGSDVPFCIGGGTVIATGRGEILDPLPDLDGIPIVLAKYSNIAVSTPWAYQTYRAQFGEHYLQDAASWRTRMTQIHAGGLIKAIQQKNIQAIAHELHNDLEKVVLPEFPQVQQLRDCFTKHGAIGTMMSGSGPSVFALCETLAQAQALKVQVAQELNDPALDLWVTHIASPGIQADFR, encoded by the coding sequence ATGTCCGCCTATCTTCTGACTGCCCCCGCAAAAATTAATCTCTACCTCGAAATTTTGGGCGATCGCCCCGACGGGTTCCACGAGTTGGTGATGGTGATGCAGACCATTGGCTTATATGACCGGATTGAGGTGCGACAAAACCGTAGCGGCGACATCAATCTCTATTGCCAGCATCCCGAAGTCCCCCTCACCGCTAGCAATATTGCCTACCGAGCCGCCCAGTTAATGATGACGCGCTTTGCAGATATCTACGCCAGGGTGGGTGGTGGAGTTGACATTACCATCGAAAAAAATATCCCCGTGGCGGCGGGACTGGCTGGGGGGTCAACGGATGGCGCAGCGGTATTGGTGGGGTTGAATTTGCTCTGGGATTTAGGGTTAACCCAACCGGAATTACAAACCTTAGCAGCAGAACTGGGTTCGGATGTGCCCTTTTGCATTGGTGGGGGGACGGTGATCGCCACCGGACGGGGAGAAATTTTAGACCCATTGCCCGATCTCGATGGCATCCCGATTGTCCTCGCAAAGTACAGCAACATTGCTGTTTCTACCCCCTGGGCCTACCAAACCTACCGCGCCCAATTTGGGGAGCATTATCTCCAAGATGCGGCGAGTTGGCGTACCCGCATGACACAAATCCATGCTGGCGGCCTGATCAAAGCCATTCAGCAAAAAAATATCCAGGCGATCGCCCATGAACTCCATAACGATCTCGAAAAAGTCGTTTTACCCGAATTTCCCCAGGTGCAACAACTGCGTGACTGCTTTACCAAACACGGGGCGATCGGCACGATGATGTCGGGCTCCGGCCCCAGTGTGTTTGCCCTCTGCGAGACCCTCGCCCAAGCCCAAGCCCTCAAAGTCCAAGTTGCCCAAGAATTA